A genomic stretch from Chitinophaga agri includes:
- a CDS encoding RNA polymerase sigma factor codes for MAPPIDNEILLFRQIGEGNEIAFRKVYYHYYRQLYGFVLKTVKSDPVAEEIVQETFARLWENRETLGEKGYSAPWLFRVAANLGYDYIRKAANEAKFFHLLSATPGEPSSNNVTDYIEGVQSNHLLHEAIDRLPPQRRTIFQLSRLKGLSHQEISQYLNISENTVKNQLVTALKAVRQFMNDATRIFF; via the coding sequence ATGGCTCCTCCTATAGATAATGAAATTTTATTATTCAGGCAGATTGGGGAAGGAAATGAGATTGCGTTCCGTAAGGTTTACTACCATTATTACAGGCAATTATATGGTTTCGTGCTCAAGACTGTAAAGTCTGATCCTGTCGCAGAAGAAATTGTACAGGAGACGTTTGCCCGTTTGTGGGAAAATCGTGAGACCCTTGGTGAGAAAGGTTACTCAGCCCCCTGGCTGTTCCGTGTGGCTGCCAACCTGGGGTACGATTATATCAGGAAAGCCGCTAATGAAGCAAAATTCTTCCACTTATTATCCGCCACCCCCGGAGAGCCCTCCTCCAATAATGTAACAGACTATATAGAAGGTGTACAAAGTAATCACCTGCTGCATGAGGCGATTGACCGTTTACCCCCTCAGCGCCGTACCATTTTCCAGTTATCCCGCCTGAAAGGACTCAGCCATCAGGAAATTTCCCAATATTTGAATATTTCTGAAAATACCGTGAAAAACCAGCTGGTAACAGCTTTAAAGGCAGTCAGGCAGTTCATGAATGACGCCACCCGCATCTTTTTTTAA
- a CDS encoding FecR family protein, whose translation MPENIREERIIYLINQYYAGTASPAEASELRTFLLEGADRELIVAHMEQLAAVAPEATHISDERLDTVFASIAGGHTRQMPVRRYFYGVAAAVLALVIAGSIYFFRGSNAPVKSGTVATVTTREIAPGHDGAILTLAGGQQVVLDNQGDGAIGGSAGEGISKKGGELIVDGQNSSNNALNTLTTPRGRQFALTLPDGSKVWLNAASAIKFPAAFRQGERVVYLSGEGYFEIARQADAKGNRIPFRVVVNQQSTIEVLGTHFNINAYEDEQSIRTTLLEGAVKISTASHTVTLQPGQQAAITTDRIDVEKHADLDQAVSWKNGLFIFNGRAGLPEVMRQLSRWYDVQVVFAGKVPDIAFTGEMQRNLSLQQVTKGLAAMGVNFKIEGQKITIYP comes from the coding sequence ATGCCTGAAAATATACGCGAAGAGCGGATCATATATCTTATTAATCAGTACTATGCCGGTACTGCCAGTCCTGCAGAAGCCAGCGAACTCAGAACGTTCCTGCTGGAAGGGGCTGACAGGGAGCTGATAGTCGCACATATGGAGCAGCTGGCAGCAGTAGCGCCTGAAGCGACGCACATCAGTGATGAGCGGCTGGATACGGTGTTTGCATCCATTGCAGGAGGCCATACCCGCCAAATGCCTGTACGTCGGTACTTCTATGGAGTGGCCGCTGCGGTGCTTGCACTCGTGATAGCAGGTAGCATCTATTTTTTCCGGGGAAGCAATGCGCCTGTGAAATCTGGCACGGTAGCCACCGTCACTACCAGGGAGATCGCTCCGGGACACGATGGTGCTATCCTCACACTGGCCGGCGGACAACAGGTGGTACTGGATAACCAGGGGGATGGCGCGATCGGTGGGAGTGCCGGTGAAGGCATCAGTAAGAAAGGAGGGGAGCTGATAGTGGATGGGCAAAACAGTAGTAACAACGCACTGAATACGCTCACCACACCCCGCGGCAGGCAGTTTGCCCTCACATTGCCCGATGGCAGTAAGGTGTGGCTGAATGCAGCATCAGCAATTAAATTTCCTGCCGCTTTCCGGCAGGGAGAACGTGTCGTGTATCTCTCCGGAGAAGGCTATTTCGAAATTGCCAGACAAGCCGACGCAAAAGGAAACAGAATACCGTTCAGGGTTGTGGTCAACCAGCAAAGCACTATCGAAGTGCTGGGAACTCACTTTAATATTAATGCTTATGAAGATGAACAAAGTATCAGAACTACCTTACTAGAGGGGGCGGTGAAAATCAGCACAGCTTCACACACCGTTACACTTCAGCCGGGACAGCAGGCTGCCATTACCACTGATCGTATTGACGTAGAGAAACACGCAGACCTTGACCAGGCAGTGTCCTGGAAGAACGGACTGTTTATCTTCAACGGAAGGGCCGGTCTGCCGGAAGTGATGCGCCAGTTGTCAAGATGGTATGATGTACAGGTGGTCTTTGCGGGCAAAGTGCCGGACATCGCATTTACAGGGGAAATGCAAAGAAATTTAAGTCTGCAGCAGGTAACTAAAGGCCTGGCTGCCATGGGGGTCAATTTTAAAATCGAGGGACAAAAGATTACTATCTATCCTTAA
- a CDS encoding glycoside hydrolase family 130 protein yields the protein MKSPRLLVSALLFISLSASAQKLPDWAIGPFVRPPGVNPVIAPDSTTRFYDPLRQEPVDWESNDTFNPAAAVKDNRVYVMYRAEDRSGIGIGHRTSRIGLAESSNGTSMKRLGKPVLFPDNDEQREFEWTGGCEDPRVAVTEDGTYLMLYTQWNKKVPRLAAATSKDLKHWKKHGPVFQDAYNGRFHNIASKSASVLTTLKNGRLQIVPHNGKYWMYWGENHVYAATSDNLVDWVPVVDEQGKLKELASPRKGYFDSHLTECGPPAILTDKGIVLLYNGKNRSGADSDTSYTANSYCAGQMLFSATDPSRLITRLDKPFMVPVESFEKSGQYPAGTVFIEGLVYFQHKYLLYYGCADSRVAVAVYDPAGK from the coding sequence ATGAAAAGCCCACGTCTCCTTGTATCAGCCCTGCTATTCATCAGCCTGTCCGCTTCCGCCCAAAAGCTACCCGACTGGGCGATCGGTCCTTTCGTAAGGCCTCCGGGCGTGAATCCCGTCATAGCACCCGATTCCACTACCCGCTTTTACGACCCGTTACGGCAGGAGCCGGTGGACTGGGAAAGCAACGACACTTTCAATCCGGCTGCCGCTGTCAAAGACAACCGGGTCTATGTCATGTACCGTGCAGAAGATCGGTCAGGCATCGGGATCGGACATCGTACCTCCCGTATCGGACTGGCAGAAAGCAGTAATGGCACCAGCATGAAACGTCTGGGTAAACCGGTATTGTTTCCGGATAATGATGAACAGCGGGAATTTGAATGGACTGGTGGATGTGAAGATCCTCGTGTGGCAGTTACAGAAGATGGCACCTATCTGATGCTATATACCCAATGGAATAAAAAAGTGCCGCGGCTGGCAGCTGCCACGTCCAAAGACCTGAAACACTGGAAGAAGCATGGTCCTGTTTTCCAGGACGCCTATAATGGCCGTTTTCATAACATCGCCTCCAAATCAGCATCCGTGCTGACCACTTTAAAGAATGGCCGGCTGCAGATCGTGCCACACAATGGTAAATACTGGATGTACTGGGGTGAAAATCATGTGTATGCAGCTACGTCAGATAATCTCGTTGACTGGGTCCCCGTGGTAGATGAACAAGGTAAGTTGAAAGAGCTGGCTTCTCCACGGAAAGGTTATTTTGATAGTCACCTGACGGAATGCGGCCCTCCGGCTATACTAACTGACAAAGGCATTGTGCTGCTGTATAATGGTAAGAACCGTTCCGGTGCAGACAGCGATACCAGCTATACTGCCAATTCCTATTGCGCTGGTCAGATGTTGTTCAGTGCAACAGATCCTTCCAGACTGATCACCAGACTGGATAAACCGTTTATGGTACCGGTGGAATCGTTTGAAAAAAGCGGACAATATCCTGCGGGAACAGTATTTATAGAGGGGCTGGTCTATTTCCAGCACAAATACCTCCTGTATTACGGCTGTGCCGATTCAAGAGTAGCAGTAGCTGTCTACGACCCGGCAGGTAAATAG